A window from Fusobacterium sp. IOR10 encodes these proteins:
- a CDS encoding MetQ/NlpA family ABC transporter substrate-binding protein, producing MKKLSSLLILTILSSQLIFANIILKVGASPVPHGEVLENIKPLLKEKGIDLKIIEFNEYVTPNLALANKDLDANFFQHVPYLNKFKKERHLELSQVGDVLITPISLYSKKHKSLSELDKKDIIAIPNDPSNGGRALILLHNNGIITLKDPTNLYSTEFDIIKNPKKLKFKSLEAPQLPRVLDDVDFAVINSNYAIEGGLSPVKDALLTEDKDSPYVNVVAVRKGDEKNKAILELVAALRSEKSKNFILKKYQGSIIPTF from the coding sequence ATGAAAAAATTATCATCATTATTAATATTAACAATTCTTAGCTCTCAGCTTATATTTGCCAATATTATTTTAAAAGTTGGAGCTAGCCCTGTCCCACATGGGGAAGTTTTAGAAAACATCAAACCTTTACTTAAAGAAAAGGGAATTGACCTTAAAATAATTGAATTTAATGAATATGTTACACCTAATTTAGCCCTTGCTAACAAGGATTTAGATGCTAACTTTTTCCAACATGTACCTTATTTAAATAAGTTTAAAAAAGAAAGACATTTAGAGCTTTCCCAAGTTGGAGATGTTTTAATTACACCTATATCTCTTTATTCTAAAAAACACAAATCTTTATCTGAACTTGATAAAAAAGATATAATTGCTATACCAAATGATCCATCAAATGGAGGAAGAGCTTTAATACTTCTTCATAACAATGGAATTATTACATTAAAAGATCCTACTAATCTTTATTCTACAGAATTTGATATTATTAAAAATCCTAAAAAATTAAAATTCAAATCTTTAGAAGCTCCTCAATTACCTCGGGTTTTAGATGATGTTGATTTTGCTGTTATTAATAGTAACTATGCCATTGAAGGAGGACTATCTCCTGTTAAAGATGCTCTGCTTACAGAAGACAAGGATTCCCCTTATGTTAATGTTGTTGCTGTTAGAAAAGGAGATGAAAAAAATAAAGCTATATTAGAATTAGTTGCTGCTCTTAGAAGTGAAAAATCAAAAAACTTTATTTTAAAAAAATACCAAGGTTCTATAATACCTACATTCTAA
- a CDS encoding MetQ/NlpA family ABC transporter substrate-binding protein has protein sequence MTKTFKKLLLTGVNLLLLSQLSFGNTILRVGATPVPHAEILQEIKPDLAKEGIDLKIIEFTDYVTPNLALADKDLDANFFQHVPYLDKFKKERNLKLSSAGNVHLEPLGLYSKKHKSLSELNKKDTVAIPNDPSNGGRALILLHNKGIITLKDPTNLYSTEFDIIKNPKKLKFKSLEAAQLPRVLDDVDFAVINTNFVIETGLSPEKDALLIEGKDSPYANIVAVRDEDLNKPEIKKLMKALQSKKVKKFIKKKYKGAIVTAF, from the coding sequence ATGACAAAAACATTTAAAAAATTATTATTAACAGGAGTTAACCTATTACTTCTAAGTCAACTATCTTTTGGAAACACTATCTTAAGAGTTGGTGCTACACCTGTACCCCATGCTGAAATATTACAGGAAATTAAACCTGATTTAGCTAAAGAAGGGATTGATCTTAAAATAATTGAGTTCACTGATTATGTTACACCTAATTTAGCCCTTGCTGACAAAGATTTAGATGCTAACTTTTTCCAACATGTACCTTATTTGGATAAGTTTAAAAAGGAAAGAAATTTAAAACTTTCTTCTGCTGGAAATGTTCACCTTGAGCCTCTTGGACTTTATTCTAAAAAGCATAAATCTTTATCTGAGCTTAATAAAAAAGATACAGTGGCTATACCAAATGATCCATCAAATGGAGGAAGAGCTTTAATACTTCTTCATAACAAAGGAATTATTACATTAAAAGATCCTACTAATCTTTATTCTACAGAATTTGATATTATTAAAAATCCTAAAAAATTAAAATTCAAATCTTTAGAGGCTGCTCAATTACCTCGTGTTTTAGATGATGTTGATTTTGCTGTTATTAATACAAATTTTGTTATTGAAACTGGTTTATCACCTGAGAAAGATGCATTGTTAATTGAAGGAAAAGATTCTCCCTATGCTAATATCGTTGCTGTTAGAGATGAAGATTTAAATAAACCTGAAATAAAAAAATTAATGAAAGCTTTACAAAGTAAAAAAGTTAAAAAATTTATAAAGAAAAAATATAAAGGTGCTATTGTAACAGCATTCTAA
- a CDS encoding methionine ABC transporter permease — protein MVFNMIFNSTLETLYMVLLSAIFSLVIGFPIGILLVITKEGNIWEKRKLNQILEFIINTLRSFPFIILMICLFPLSRLIVGTTIGVNAAIVPLSISAAPFVARIVEGALNEIDKGLIEASSSMGANNLTIIFKVMIPETLPHLIHGITVTIISLIGYSAMAGTIGAGGLGDLAIRFGYQRFKVDIMIYAVIVIIILVQLIQSLGNYLVAKTKKNR, from the coding sequence ATGGTCTTTAATATGATTTTTAATTCTACTTTGGAAACTTTATACATGGTATTATTATCAGCTATATTTTCTTTAGTTATTGGTTTTCCAATAGGAATACTACTAGTTATTACAAAGGAAGGAAATATATGGGAAAAAAGAAAACTAAATCAAATTTTAGAATTTATTATTAATACTCTTAGATCTTTTCCCTTTATTATTTTAATGATATGTTTATTTCCCCTATCTAGACTAATCGTGGGGACAACAATAGGAGTTAATGCTGCTATTGTACCTCTTTCAATATCTGCTGCACCATTTGTAGCTAGAATCGTTGAGGGGGCTTTAAATGAAATTGATAAAGGTTTAATTGAAGCTAGTTCCAGTATGGGAGCAAATAATCTAACTATAATATTTAAAGTTATGATTCCTGAGACGCTTCCCCATCTTATTCATGGAATTACTGTAACTATAATTAGTCTTATTGGTTATTCTGCCATGGCTGGAACTATAGGAGCTGGAGGTCTTGGAGATTTAGCCATAAGATTTGGATATCAAAGATTTAAAGTTGATATTATGATTTATGCTGTTATTGTAATTATTATTTTAGTTCAATTAATACAAAGTTTAGGAAACTATCTTGTGGCCAAAACAAAAAAAAATAGATAA
- a CDS encoding methionine ABC transporter ATP-binding protein — protein MIRIQNVNKTYPNNFIAVKNVSLNIKRGDIFGVIGLSGAGKSSLIRLLNRLEEPTSGKIIIDGTDITSLNKKELLEKRKKIGMIFQHFNLLSSRTVSENIAFSLEIAKLEKSKIKSRVTELLELVELSDKKDSYPSQLSGGQKQRVAIARALANNPKILLSDEATSALDPKTTKSILELIRNIQSKLELTVVMITHQMEVIRDICNKVAVMSHGEIVETGGVHHIFSNPKTETTKELISYLPNNEESTASLMETKGSMLIKVNFLGSISKDPIISRAIKKFDIDFSIIGGSIENLSTMKVGHLYVELSGDFNEQKLAIDWLREEGVIVEVIYNGL, from the coding sequence ATGATACGTATACAAAATGTTAATAAAACTTATCCCAATAATTTCATTGCAGTTAAAAATGTTAGTTTAAATATCAAAAGAGGTGACATATTTGGTGTTATTGGTTTAAGTGGAGCTGGAAAATCTTCTTTAATTAGACTTTTAAATAGATTAGAAGAGCCTACAAGTGGAAAAATTATTATTGATGGAACTGATATTACTTCTTTAAATAAAAAAGAATTACTAGAAAAAAGAAAAAAAATAGGAATGATATTTCAACATTTTAATCTTTTATCATCTAGAACAGTTTCAGAAAATATTGCTTTTTCTTTGGAAATAGCCAAATTAGAAAAATCAAAAATTAAATCAAGAGTTACTGAATTACTAGAACTTGTTGAACTTTCTGATAAAAAAGATTCTTATCCTAGTCAGCTAAGTGGAGGACAAAAGCAAAGGGTAGCAATAGCTAGAGCTCTTGCAAATAATCCTAAAATTTTATTATCAGATGAAGCAACTTCTGCTCTAGATCCTAAGACAACTAAATCAATTTTGGAGCTTATTAGAAATATTCAAAGTAAACTTGAACTTACAGTAGTTATGATAACCCATCAAATGGAAGTTATAAGAGATATTTGTAATAAAGTTGCTGTAATGTCCCATGGAGAAATTGTGGAAACTGGAGGAGTTCATCATATATTTTCTAATCCTAAAACAGAAACTACCAAGGAACTTATATCGTATCTTCCAAATAATGAAGAATCAACAGCTTCTTTAATGGAAACTAAGGGAAGTATGTTGATTAAAGTAAATTTTCTAGGTTCAATTTCAAAGGATCCAATTATTTCAAGAGCAATTAAAAAGTTTGACATTGACTTTAGTATAATCGGTGGTTCCATAGAAAATCTTTCTACTATGAAAGTTGGACATTTGTACGTTGAGCTTTCTGGAGATTTTAATGAACAAAAATTAGCTATAGACTGGTTAAGGGAAGAAGGAGTTATTGTGGAGGTGATATATAATGGTCTTTAA
- the putP gene encoding sodium/proline symporter PutP, which yields MMTTETMITFVVYLIFLVGVGIYFYRKTESAEDYLIGGRGMGSWVTALSAQASDMSGWLLMGLPGAVYSAGMSQIWVVIGLGVGTYLNWKYVAPKLRVQTEETQTMTLPNFLSKKLGDKTGTIRIYSAIIVLFFFTIYAASGLVASGKLFESILGIDYKVAVFIGVGTIVFYTFMGGYLACCWTDFFQGSLMFLAILIVPGFAYVKGGGVAEIQMAAQARDISLNIFESGNIGTLAIISSLAWGLGYFGQPHILSRFMSVKGLKELTQARKIAMIWVVISLAGAMAIGITGIAVFKDVSQIGGDSEKVFIYMITKLFNPWIGGILLAAILSAIMSTIDSQLLVSSSTLSEDFYKFIKKGATEKEIMWTGRFGIIVISAIATLMAMNPSTKILAMVSYAWGGFGGVFGPAVIATLYIKNLNWRSVFAGMLVGTITLILWKTVGYGAYLYELVPAFAINGIVIGIAEKYFFGIKLDSKATCN from the coding sequence ATGATGACAACGGAAACAATGATAACATTTGTAGTATACTTAATATTTTTAGTGGGAGTTGGAATTTATTTCTACAGGAAGACAGAAAGTGCAGAGGATTATTTAATAGGCGGAAGAGGGATGGGTTCTTGGGTAACTGCCCTATCAGCTCAAGCAAGTGATATGAGTGGATGGCTTCTTATGGGTTTACCTGGAGCAGTATACTCAGCAGGAATGTCACAGATATGGGTTGTAATTGGTCTTGGAGTTGGAACTTATCTTAATTGGAAATATGTTGCTCCAAAATTAAGAGTTCAAACAGAAGAAACACAAACAATGACTTTGCCTAATTTTTTAAGTAAAAAATTAGGTGATAAAACAGGAACAATTAGAATATATTCAGCTATTATAGTATTATTCTTTTTTACAATTTATGCAGCTTCAGGTCTTGTTGCTTCTGGGAAATTATTTGAAAGTATTTTAGGAATAGATTATAAGGTTGCTGTTTTCATAGGAGTTGGAACAATAGTTTTCTATACTTTTATGGGAGGATATTTAGCTTGTTGCTGGACAGATTTTTTCCAAGGAAGTCTAATGTTTCTAGCAATACTAATTGTACCAGGATTTGCTTATGTTAAAGGTGGAGGAGTTGCAGAAATACAAATGGCAGCACAAGCTAGAGATATTTCTTTAAATATATTTGAATCTGGAAACATTGGAACACTTGCAATAATTTCTTCTCTTGCTTGGGGACTTGGGTATTTTGGACAACCACATATATTATCAAGATTTATGAGTGTTAAGGGATTAAAAGAATTAACACAAGCTAGAAAAATAGCAATGATATGGGTAGTTATTTCATTAGCAGGGGCTATGGCAATTGGGATAACTGGTATAGCTGTATTTAAAGATGTTAGTCAAATTGGTGGAGATTCTGAAAAAGTATTCATATATATGATTACAAAATTATTTAATCCATGGATTGGTGGAATATTACTTGCAGCAATTCTTTCAGCAATAATGTCAACAATTGATTCTCAGTTATTAGTATCATCTTCAACTTTATCAGAAGATTTTTATAAATTTATAAAAAAAGGTGCAACAGAAAAAGAAATAATGTGGACAGGAAGATTTGGAATAATAGTAATATCAGCAATAGCTACTTTAATGGCTATGAATCCATCAACAAAAATACTAGCAATGGTTTCATATGCATGGGGTGGATTTGGAGGAGTATTTGGTCCTGCAGTTATTGCAACTCTTTATATTAAAAATTTAAATTGGAGAAGTGTTTTTGCAGGAATGTTAGTTGGAACAATAACTTTAATCTTATGGAAAACAGTTGGTTACGGAGCATATTTATATGAACTTGTTCCAGCCTTTGCTATAAATGGAATTGTTATAGGAATAGCTGAAAAATATTTTTTTGGAATAAAATTAGATAGTAAAGCAACTTGTAATTAA